From the genome of Glycine max cultivar Williams 82 chromosome 2, Glycine_max_v4.0, whole genome shotgun sequence, one region includes:
- the LOC100819235 gene encoding uncharacterized protein, protein MASRRERDLFHSDEIDPVDALNGEDFDDSSSVESATSGGSRTQVGLTERLTDILVDERDGDLLIQQTNREDRLLQWLQALDMQVMGACRADERLKPLLKMNAACGVAEDPLLAQLTQHFEPSEVGMLARCFCVPLVSIRVGKINKEGTRFCPTSIRGNLTLVLLPSSDLRLSFIGDDGRTERLFTLTNKSQCSGVMVDEIPTDSSGRSFLVRTPDSRIFYFWCSEKSKLLGIELLGKMKDLLKRKPSIVELSGISKSRLDCFATQLRAFLVGTTGGRSHDSSVCASTSANSMSCSNVASESSHPSSSKFPRSRNIGGQTAKGDTTLYQSILSPRSSSFKEVPPRNLSSHRIAAREKIKRRGDNHQPTVDTLTNDSTNILDSSSTSDHDKASEVTKTLEFSPSFLGSLGKLGDVPSSMGLGGEVLPGMSPVFSPYYCWCPPGVSTCPSIAAVTQFPNSSIETLPFPSGASLLPNPLSANLLDPVHPLSTSMDFPPFFPDPLVRMSLPSQQIPTFTPLMCDPIVHVPVIDVCSSGQGYLVSAGPAMSPSIPPLHPNLVKPLIPESDAVVKGARETLRLLLSGSSQGNQQMMRDTLPAILTNPDEKQNNILVAGSRGLYTGTRDINAIANSIAAMGLVSLSGVSKVESGGYSELCENYGNLEAVKNSNDSGGAILDDEGGSFDSKQ, encoded by the exons ATGGCAAGCCGGAGAGAACGAGATTTGTTTCACAGCGACGAGATCGATCCCGTGGACGCGTTGAATGGTGAGGATTTCGACGATTCGTCATCGGTGGAGAGTGCTACTTCCGGTGGTTCGAGGACGCAGGTTGGACTTACGGAGCGGTTGACGGATATTCTCGTTGACGAACGCGACGGCGATCTGTTGATTCAGCAGACTAATAGAGAGGACCGGTTGTTGCAGTGGCTTCAGGCTCTTGATATGCAAGTTATGGGAGCGTGTCGCGCTGACGAGCGGTTGAAGCCCTTGCTGAAGATGAACGCTGCTTGCGGCGTCGCGGAAGATCCTCTGCTGGCTCAATTGACTCAG CATTTTGAGCCATCTGAAGTTGGAATGTTAGCTAGATGCTTCTGCGTGCCGCTTGTTTCGATCCGCGTCGGGAAGATCAACAAGGAAGGGACTCGCTTCTGCCCTACTTCGATTAG GGGTAACTTGACACTTGTACTACTGCCAAGTTCTGATCTTCGTCTCTCGTTCATAGGGGATGATGGTAGAACAGAGAGATTATTCACCCTTACCAACAAATCCCAATGCTCTGGTGTTATGGTTGATGAAATCCCAACTGATAGTTCTGGCCGATCCTTCCTTGTAAGGACTCCAGATAgcagaattttttatttctggtGCTCTGAAAAGTCCAAGCTTTTGGGAATTGAATTACTTGGAAAG ATGAAGGATTTGCTCAAGAGAAAACCATCCATTGTTGAGTTGAGTGGCATTAGCAAGTCACGACTTGACTGCTTTGCAACTCAGCTTCGGGCCTTTCTTGTGGGGACAACGGGAGGCAGAAGTCATGATAGTTCAGTCTGTGCTTCAACATCTGCTAATTCCATGTCTTGCTCCAATGTTGCTTCCGAAAGTTCACACCCTTCATCTTCAAAATTTCCCCGATCACGAAACATTGGAGGTCAGACAGCAAAGGGAGATACAACTCTTTACCAGAGTATTCTTAGTCCAAGATCAAGTTCTTTTAAAGAGGTTCCACCAAGAAACTTGTCTTCTCACAGGATTGCAGCCAGGGAGAAAATTAAACGTCGTGGTGATAATCATCAGCCAACAGTTGATACCTTGACAAATGATTCAACAAACATTTTGGATTCATCTTCCACTTCTGATCATGACAAAGCATCAGAAGTTACCAAAACTCTTGAGTTTTCACCAAGTTTTCTGGGTTCACTTGGAAAGCTTGGTGATGTTCCGTCAAGCATGGGGCTGGGTGGGGAGGTCCTTCCCGGGATGTCACCCGTTTTTTCTCCTTACTATTGTTGGTGTCCCCCAGGGGTTTCTACCTGTCCTTCCATTGCAGCGGTTACGCAATTCCCCAACTCATCTATTGAAACATTGCCTTTTCCCTCAGGTGCCTCTTTATTACCCAATCCTCTATCGGCTAACTTGTTAGATCCAGTACATCCTCTTAGTACTTCCATGGACTTTCCTCCTTTTTTCCCTGATCCACTGGTGAGAATGTCCTTGCCATCTCAGCAGATTCCCACTTTCACACCATTAATGTGTGATCCAATTGTTCATGTCCCAGTGATTGACGTGTGCTCTTCAGGTCAGGGCTATCTTGTGAGTGCTGGCCCTGCAATGTCACCTAGCATTCCACCATTGCATCCAAACCTTGTGAAGCCATTGATTCCTGAATCTGATGCTGTGGTGAAGGGTGCAAGAGAGACTCTACGATTGCTACTTAGTGGTTCAAGCCAGGGTAACCAACAGATGATGAGGGACACTCTGCCAGCAATTTTAACTAATCCAGACGAAAAGCAAAACAACATCCTTGTGGCTGGCAGTCGTGGTCTTTACACCGGAACCAGAGATATTAATGCTATTGCAAACAGCATTGCTGCTATGGGATTAGTATCACTGTCTGGGGTATCCAAGGTAGAAAGTGGAGGCTATTCGGAGCTATGTGAAAACTATGGGAATTTGGAAGCAGTGAAAAATTCTAATGATTCAGGTGGTGCCATTTTGGATGATGAGGGCGGGTCTTTTGATTCTAAGCAGTAG
- the LOC100499695 gene encoding Probable signal peptidase complex subunit 2-like (The RefSeq protein has 1 substitution compared to this genomic sequence), translating to MASKAPKKANLLDHHSIKHILDESVSEVVTSRGFVEDVRLSNVRLLIGAIIIVIALFAQFYKKKFPENRDFLIACIALYVIFNGLLQLIIYTKEKNAILFTYPPVGSFTSTGLVVSSKLPRFSDMYTLTIAGADPKSISANDQVHFTKSVTQWFTKDGVLVEGLFWKDVEALIVQYTKEPKKSK from the exons ATGGCGTCCAAAGCTCCAAAGAAGGCCAATCTCCTCGATCACCACTCCATCAAGCACATCCTCGACGAGTCAGTCTCCGAG GTGGTAACGAGTCGTGGGTTTGTGGAAGACGTGAGATTGAGCAATGTGAGGCTTCTCATTGGGGCAATCATCATCGTCATTGCTCTCTTCGCCCAATTCTACAAGAAGAAGTTCCCTGAAAATAGGGATTTTCTCATCGCCTGCATCGCCTT GTATGTGATCTTCAATGGGTTGTTGCAGCTGATCATATACACTAAGGAGAAAAATGCCATTCTGTTCACTTATCCTCCTGTT GGATCCTTTACTAGTACCGGTTTGGTGGTTTCCTCCAAATTGCCTAGGTTTTCTGACATGTACACACTCACTATAGCAAGCGCAGATCCAAAATCAATTTCTGCAAATGATCAAGTACATTTCACCAAAAGTGTCACTCAGTG GTTCACTAAGGACGGAGTCTTAGTTGAGGGCCTGTTCTGGAAGGATGTTGAAGCTTTGATAGTTCAATATACTAAAGAACCAAAGAAGAGCAAGTAA
- the LOC100500612 gene encoding uncharacterized acetyltransferase At3g50280, whose protein sequence is MPSPVPTLLSKCTVFPDQKSTLGNLKLSVSDLPMLSCHYIQKGCLFTHPNLPLHSLIPLLKSSLSRTLSLFPPLAGRLITDSDSYVYIACNDAGVDFIHANATALRICDLLSQLDVPESFKEFFAFDRKVSYTGHFSPILAVQVTELADGVFIGCAVNHAVTDGTSFWNFFNTFAQLSRGASNCIRNIPDFHRESVLISDAVLRLPEGGPQVTFDANAPLRERIFSFSREAIQKLKAIANNRRWPENNNFAGELLRKKSNDNLLKENKATTILENWFKVNSNSISKPQTVEISSFQSVCALLWRGVTRARKFPSSKTTTFRMAVNCRHRLEPKLEAYYFGNAIQSVPTYASAGEVLSRDLRWCAEQLNKNVKAHDDTMVRRFVEDWERNPRCFPLGNPDGASITMGSSPRFPMYDNNFGWGRPLAVRSGRANKFDGKISAFPGRDGTGTVDLEVVLAPETMEALESDPEFMKYATCQL, encoded by the coding sequence ATGCCTTCTCCTGTACCCACCTTGCTCTCCAAATGCACCGTCTTCCCAGACCAAAAGTCCACTCTCGGAAACCTCAAACTCTCCGTTTCGGACCTTCCCATGTTGTCCTGCCACTACATCCAAAAGGGATGCCTCTTCACCCACCCCAATCTCCCACTCCACTCTTTGATCCCTCTCCTTAAATCCTCACTCTCTCgcactctttctctctttccacCTCTCGCCGGCCGTTTAATCACCGATTCCGACAGTTACGTCTATATCGCTTGCAACGACGCCGGCGTCGATTTCATTCACGCCAATGCCACTGCCCTTCGCATCTGTGACTTACTCTCCCAACTCGATGTTCCTGAATCTTTTAAGGAATTCTTCGCCTTCGATAGGAAAGTCAGCTACACCGGTCACTTCTCTCCGATTCTCGCCGTTCAGGTCACCGAACTCGCCGACGGCGTTTTCATCGGCTGCGCCGTCAATCACGCCGTCACCGACGGCACCTCCTTCTGGAATTTCTTCAACACCTTCGCTCAGCTCTCTAGAGGAGCCAGCAACTGCATCCGCAATATACCGGATTTCCACCGCGAGTCGGTTCTCATCTCCGACGCCGTTCTCCGTTTGCCGGAGGGCGGTCCTCAGGTCACGTTCGACGCCAACGCGCCTCTGCGCGAGAGAATATTCAGCTTCAGCCGCGAAGCGATTCAGAAACTCAAAGCCATAGCGAACAACCGCCGGTGGCCGGAAAACAACAACTTCGCCGGCGAGTTGTTACGGAAGAAAAGCAACGATAATCTACTAAAGGAGAACAAGGCGACGACAATTCTTGAGAACTGGTTCAAGGTGAATTCAAATTCGATTTCGAAACCGCAAACGGTGGAAATTTCGTCGTTTCAATCAGTGTGCGCGCTTCTGTGGCGCGGGGTGACGCGAGCGAGGAAATTTCCTTCGTCCAAAACGACGACGTTTAGAATGGCGGTTAACTGTCGCCACCGGTTAGAACCCAAACTGGAAGCGTATTACTTCGGGAACGCGATTCAGAGCGTGCCTACTTATGCTTCCGCGGGTGAGGTGTTATCCAGGGATCTACGGTGGTGCGCGGAGCAGCTGAACAAAAACGTGAAGGCGCACGACGACACTATGGTGCGGCGCTTCGTAGAGGATTGGGAGCGCAACCCGAGGTGCTTCCCACTTGGGAACCCTGACGGTGCATCCATCACAATGGGTAGTTCTCCGAGGTTTCCAATGTACGATAACAATTTCGGGTGGGGAAGACCACTCGCGGTGCGAAGCGGAAGAGCGAACAAATTTGACGGTAAGATCTCAGCGTTTCCCGGAAGAGATGGAACAGGGACCGTTGATTTGGAGGTTGTTCTAGCGCCCGAAACCATGGAGGCGCTAGAGTCTGATCCCGAATTCATGAAATATGCAACGTGTCAATTATGA